In a genomic window of Streptococcus oralis subsp. tigurinus:
- a CDS encoding glycoside hydrolase family 13 protein, which yields MELTAIYHRPESEYAYLYKDKTMHIRIRTKRGDTESVHLHYGDPFIFIEDCYEAIKEMTKITSDALFDYWQVDVTVGYARLQYLFELKDKQGQSILYGDKGCVENTLENLHYEGNGFKIPYIHEIDACHVPDWVAETVWYQIFPERFANGNPEISPEGSLAWDSSIKPKTSDFFGGDLQGIIDHLDYLQDLGITGLYLCPIFESPSNHKYNTTNYFEIDRHFGDKEIFRQLVKEAHRRGMKIMLDAVFNHIGDKSPQWQDVLKHGEDSVYKDWFHVQEFPVTKDKLGNPRKLPYHTFAFASYMPKLNTANPQVRDYLLSVATYWIEEFDIDAWRLDVANEVDHQFWREFRKAVLAKKPDLYILGEVWHTSQPWLNGDEFHAVMNYPLSDSIKDYFLRGAKKTSQFIDEINSQSMYYRQQISEVMFNLLDSHDTERILATAKGNVQLVKSALACLFLQRGTPCIYYGTELELDGGPDPDCRRVMPWERVSDSNEMLMFMKKLIQLRKDVSDIIQHGTYSLKEIKPDVVSLEWDYDGQKVQAIFNQSTENYLVNRDSVALASHCQELDNQLVISPKGFVVFVEK from the coding sequence ATGGAATTAACAGCCATTTACCACAGACCAGAGTCGGAGTACGCCTATCTTTACAAAGACAAGACAATGCACATTCGCATTCGAACGAAAAGGGGAGATACTGAAAGCGTCCACTTGCATTATGGAGATCCTTTTATTTTTATAGAGGACTGTTATGAAGCAATCAAGGAGATGACCAAAATTACCTCCGATGCTTTGTTTGATTACTGGCAAGTGGATGTTACGGTCGGCTATGCACGACTTCAGTATCTCTTTGAACTCAAGGATAAGCAAGGTCAGAGCATCTTATATGGCGATAAGGGTTGTGTTGAAAATACGCTAGAAAACCTTCATTACGAAGGAAATGGCTTTAAAATTCCGTATATCCATGAAATTGATGCTTGCCATGTTCCTGACTGGGTGGCTGAGACGGTATGGTATCAGATTTTCCCAGAACGTTTTGCCAATGGTAATCCTGAGATTTCTCCAGAAGGTTCGCTAGCTTGGGATTCCTCTATCAAACCAAAGACGAGCGATTTCTTTGGTGGTGATTTACAAGGTATTATTGACCATCTGGATTACCTGCAAGACTTAGGGATTACAGGACTTTATCTCTGTCCTATCTTTGAATCTCCAAGCAATCACAAGTACAATACGACGAATTATTTCGAAATTGACCGTCATTTTGGAGACAAGGAAATCTTCCGTCAACTGGTGAAGGAAGCCCATCGGAGAGGTATGAAAATCATGCTGGACGCTGTTTTCAACCATATCGGGGACAAATCACCACAGTGGCAGGATGTCCTTAAACACGGTGAAGATTCCGTTTACAAAGATTGGTTCCATGTTCAAGAATTCCCCGTGACAAAGGATAAGCTGGGGAACCCAAGAAAGCTCCCTTATCATACCTTTGCTTTTGCCAGCTATATGCCCAAGCTCAATACGGCAAATCCTCAAGTTAGGGACTATTTGTTGAGCGTAGCGACCTACTGGATTGAAGAGTTTGATATCGATGCTTGGCGCTTGGATGTGGCCAATGAAGTGGATCACCAATTTTGGAGAGAGTTCCGGAAGGCTGTCCTGGCTAAAAAGCCTGACCTTTATATTCTTGGAGAGGTCTGGCACACGTCTCAGCCTTGGCTAAATGGCGATGAATTTCACGCGGTCATGAACTATCCATTATCTGATAGCATTAAGGACTATTTCTTGCGTGGTGCCAAGAAGACCAGTCAATTTATCGATGAAATCAATAGCCAGTCTATGTACTATAGACAACAGATTTCGGAAGTGATGTTCAATCTTCTGGATTCGCATGATACGGAGCGCATTTTGGCTACGGCCAAGGGAAATGTCCAACTTGTTAAATCTGCCCTTGCTTGCCTCTTTTTACAAAGGGGAACACCGTGTATCTATTACGGAACCGAGTTAGAATTAGACGGAGGTCCAGATCCTGATTGTCGTCGTGTTATGCCTTGGGAGCGTGTTTCTGACAGTAATGAGATGCTTATGTTCATGAAGAAATTGATTCAGCTTCGCAAGGATGTTTCAGACATTATCCAACATGGAACCTATAGCCTGAAAGAAATCAAGCCAGATGTAGTGTCCCTAGAATGGGATTATGATGGACAAAAAGTCCAAGCTATTTTTAACCAGTCAACTGAAAACTATCTTGTAAATCGTGATTCTGTAGCGCTAGCCAGTCATTGCCAAGAATTGGATAATCAGCTTGTCATCTCGCCAAAAGGCTTTGTAGTTTTTGTGGAGAAATAG
- a CDS encoding alpha/beta fold hydrolase: MKFHEFGDKNLPPILLIHGGGSSWWNYLRQARILSEEYRVILPTLNGHGEEYQLDYVSTEDSALEILDYIKANCGGKLFAIGGVSLGGQIAMELLSLDSEIAEKTIIDGSLCIPQPRLAKISILLVSLFGKLMFNKFSCKLQLSMMNKLYPKLAYPEEIKAYYLEDLPRTPVKTMATIYKNYMGCYKLKDMISASKAQVLYIYGQKKLNCVKASAKLFQQLHPNTILYEAKGYNHGYLSAYLPQEWVDLVLPFLKSDSFIVN, translated from the coding sequence ATGAAATTCCATGAATTTGGTGATAAGAATTTGCCTCCTATCTTACTGATACATGGTGGTGGCAGTTCTTGGTGGAATTATCTTCGTCAAGCACGAATCTTGTCAGAAGAATACCGTGTTATTCTACCCACTTTGAATGGCCACGGCGAGGAATATCAACTTGATTATGTTTCTACTGAAGATTCTGCTTTGGAGATTCTAGACTATATCAAAGCAAACTGTGGTGGGAAATTGTTTGCAATCGGTGGTGTTTCACTTGGTGGTCAAATTGCCATGGAGCTTTTGTCTTTAGACAGTGAAATTGCTGAGAAGACCATCATAGACGGAAGCCTCTGTATTCCTCAACCAAGGTTAGCTAAAATCAGCATCCTTTTAGTGTCTCTATTCGGTAAACTGATGTTCAATAAATTCTCTTGCAAACTTCAGTTGAGCATGATGAACAAACTCTATCCTAAACTGGCTTATCCAGAGGAAATAAAAGCTTATTATTTGGAGGATCTGCCAAGGACGCCTGTCAAAACAATGGCAACCATTTACAAAAACTATATGGGGTGTTACAAGCTGAAAGATATGATTTCTGCTAGCAAAGCTCAGGTTTTGTATATCTATGGTCAAAAAAAATTAAACTGTGTGAAAGCATCGGCGAAATTATTTCAGCAGCTACATCCAAATACGATTTTGTATGAAGCAAAGGGCTATAATCACGGCTATTTATCAGCTTACCTGCCTCAAGAGTGGGTTGATTTGGTGCTACCATTTTTAAAGAGTGATTCATTTATAGTAAACTGA
- a CDS encoding diacylglycerol/lipid kinase family protein translates to MKKIMIIINPTSGGEKALDYKVKLENKALDYFEHVETRITEKALDATNFAAEASKEKYDAVLVFGGDGTVNEVISGITERDYIPKLGIIPGGTGNLITKLLEINQDIDGAIDELDFNLTNKIDIGKANDNYFGYIFSIGSLPEAIHNVEIEDKTKFGILAYAINTMKSVMTDQVFNIKVETENGNYVGEASHVLVLLTNYFADKKIFEENKDGYANILILKDASIFSKLSVIPDLLKGDVVSNDNIEYIRARNIKISSDSELESDVDGDKSDNLPVEIKVLPQRVEVFSKPKE, encoded by the coding sequence ATGAAAAAAATTATGATCATTATTAATCCAACATCTGGTGGTGAAAAAGCCTTGGATTATAAAGTTAAGTTAGAAAATAAAGCCTTAGATTATTTTGAGCATGTGGAAACCAGAATCACTGAGAAAGCTCTTGATGCGACAAACTTTGCAGCAGAAGCTTCTAAAGAGAAGTATGATGCTGTCCTTGTTTTTGGTGGTGACGGGACTGTCAATGAAGTCATTTCGGGTATTACTGAGAGAGACTACATTCCTAAGTTAGGGATTATCCCAGGCGGTACGGGTAACCTCATTACGAAACTTTTGGAAATCAATCAAGACATCGATGGTGCGATTGATGAACTCGATTTTAACTTAACCAACAAGATTGATATCGGTAAAGCGAATGACAACTATTTTGGTTATATTTTTAGTATCGGTTCTCTGCCTGAGGCGATTCACAATGTTGAAATCGAGGACAAGACAAAATTCGGTATTTTAGCCTATGCTATAAATACCATGAAATCTGTCATGACGGATCAGGTCTTTAACATTAAGGTGGAGACGGAAAATGGAAATTATGTTGGTGAAGCTAGCCATGTTTTGGTTCTCTTGACAAATTACTTTGCTGATAAAAAAATCTTTGAAGAAAACAAGGACGGCTATGCCAATATTTTGATTCTGAAAGATGCTTCTATATTCTCTAAATTATCCGTTATTCCTGATCTACTAAAAGGAGATGTTGTCAGCAATGATAATATTGAGTATATCAGAGCGCGTAATATTAAGATCTCTTCAGATAGTGAATTGGAGTCAGATGTTGACGGCGATAAATCGGATAACCTACCTGTAGAAATCAAAGTTCTACCTCAACGAGTAGAAGTATTTTCAAAACCGAAAGAGTAG
- a CDS encoding ADP-ribosylglycohydrolase family protein → MLGAIVGDIVGSVYEWNNIKTKDFPLFREDCFFTDDTVMTCAVAEAIMNGGQKNDFIDAMKKYGRMYPDAGYGARFGNWVDGNDREPYNSFGNGSAMRVSPCAWAMDCSFCARTGAWPSRRALARLSAEVTHNHPEGIKGAMATSDAIFMCRYYFGGYSSDYGKPINDNPTECKRFIKEHIEQEYGYNLSQSLDEIRPTYRFNETCQDTVPQAIIAFLESTDFEDAIRNAISLGGDSDTLAAITGSIAEAAYGIPEWIQDKVYTYLDEPLKEVLRRWGETVVIK, encoded by the coding sequence ATGCTTGGAGCAATAGTTGGAGACATTGTTGGTTCTGTTTACGAATGGAATAATATCAAAACGAAAGACTTTCCATTATTTCGTGAGGATTGTTTTTTCACAGATGATACGGTGATGACCTGTGCTGTGGCAGAAGCAATTATGAATGGCGGTCAGAAGAATGACTTCATTGATGCCATGAAGAAGTATGGTAGAATGTATCCTGATGCAGGATACGGTGCAAGATTTGGTAATTGGGTTGATGGCAACGATCGAGAACCTTATAATAGCTTTGGCAATGGCTCGGCAATGCGTGTTTCTCCATGTGCCTGGGCCATGGATTGTAGTTTCTGTGCACGAACGGGAGCTTGGCCGTCCAGAAGAGCTCTTGCACGACTTTCTGCAGAGGTGACTCATAACCATCCAGAGGGGATCAAAGGAGCTATGGCGACGTCTGATGCTATCTTTATGTGTCGTTATTACTTTGGAGGTTACAGTAGCGACTATGGAAAACCGATCAACGACAACCCTACGGAGTGTAAGAGATTCATCAAGGAACACATAGAGCAGGAGTATGGGTATAACCTTTCTCAATCACTAGATGAAATTCGTCCTACTTATCGTTTCAATGAAACTTGCCAGGATACGGTACCTCAAGCTATCATTGCCTTTCTTGAAAGTACAGACTTCGAAGATGCTATCAGAAATGCTATTTCTCTCGGCGGAGATAGTGACACTCTCGCTGCCATCACAGGGAGCATAGCAGAGGCGGCTTATGGAATTCCTGAGTGGATTCAAGACAAAGTTTATACTTATTTGGATGAGCCTTTAAAAGAAGTGCTTAGACGATGGGGAGAAACGGTTGTAATAAAATAA
- a CDS encoding SAP domain-containing protein: protein MIESRPEFDKIVSFDEFNKYYWYRDELSQICKSLGLEYRGTKQELNDIIEQYFKGNLIKKSSIKRNKKRVEVLTLNTPLLECGFSFNAHFREYFSTLTEVSPFKFTADMATAWRKVKSDNDLSFTIQDMLKVYYGNSDYAKYDHSVCQWNQFLKDFCADENSHNYSNKLKVASILWKEVRNSSNEKIYSKNLLTEYADKIKEYGK from the coding sequence TTGATAGAGAGTAGACCTGAGTTTGACAAAATCGTATCCTTTGATGAATTTAATAAGTACTATTGGTACCGTGATGAACTTTCACAGATATGCAAGTCATTAGGACTTGAATATAGAGGGACAAAACAAGAACTGAATGATATTATTGAGCAGTACTTTAAGGGTAATTTGATTAAAAAATCATCAATAAAAAGGAATAAGAAACGAGTCGAAGTCCTTACCTTAAATACTCCCTTACTTGAATGTGGATTCTCTTTTAATGCACACTTTAGAGAATATTTCTCAACTTTAACAGAGGTTTCACCGTTTAAATTTACTGCTGATATGGCTACTGCTTGGAGAAAAGTAAAAAGTGACAATGATTTGAGTTTCACAATACAGGATATGCTAAAAGTTTATTATGGAAATTCAGATTATGCCAAGTATGATCATTCAGTTTGTCAGTGGAACCAATTTCTAAAGGATTTCTGTGCAGACGAAAATAGTCACAATTACTCGAATAAACTAAAAGTAGCTTCTATTCTTTGGAAAGAAGTAAGAAATTCAAGTAATGAAAAAATTTATTCAAAAAATCTTTTGACTGAATATGCTGATAAAATAAAAGAGTATGGCAAGTAG
- a CDS encoding RpiB/LacA/LacB family sugar-phosphate isomerase encodes MRIGVIQASSQATKNQIIYDAVLKYAPKKSEVINFGCTIEENEKYSYIEISILVGILLASRTVDFVVTGCSSGQGMMLACNSMPDVICGYAPTPNDAYLFAQINNGNAISLPLGEDYTWSGTENLEKTIEALVSEPFGQGYPKSEAERKVRDAEKLKEIRRIGQVQFAEFANVLDISLFESIKRKQNVIQNVKAYGKKEIADLIK; translated from the coding sequence ATGAGAATTGGAGTTATTCAAGCAAGTTCGCAAGCGACCAAAAATCAAATAATCTATGATGCTGTATTAAAGTATGCTCCAAAGAAATCTGAGGTTATAAATTTTGGCTGTACGATAGAAGAAAATGAAAAATATTCGTATATAGAGATTTCTATTCTTGTAGGTATCTTGTTGGCAAGTAGGACAGTTGATTTCGTTGTTACGGGCTGTTCTTCCGGACAAGGAATGATGCTTGCTTGTAATAGTATGCCTGATGTCATTTGCGGGTATGCACCTACACCGAATGATGCCTATTTATTTGCTCAGATTAATAATGGAAATGCGATATCATTACCATTAGGTGAAGATTATACATGGTCAGGTACTGAAAATCTTGAAAAAACAATAGAAGCTCTTGTCTCGGAGCCATTTGGGCAAGGATACCCCAAAAGTGAGGCAGAGAGAAAGGTAAGAGATGCTGAGAAACTTAAAGAAATAAGAAGAATCGGGCAGGTTCAGTTTGCAGAATTCGCAAATGTACTAGATATATCATTGTTTGAATCAATAAAGAGGAAACAGAATGTAATTCAGAATGTAAAAGCGTATGGGAAGAAAGAAATAGCTGATTTAATAAAATGA
- a CDS encoding IS110 family transposase produces MRAVFGIDVSKTSSEVAILVNGEKVHGYTILNDAIGFNRLLGDLKTVHNPEIIFEATGVYSRRLQAFLEEYGYAYTRLNPLKAKKQLDSLRVRKTDKIDAEKLAKSQLVHNRKPTYVQEEVYQHLRDLSRFYQNLTEDLVRAKNRLHKVLQITFPELENLLSTPTGEQYWNLVMAFPCKEFVLRLSQSDLCEIIRQSTSKRISEKRIAYLTDKLIKLAKQSFCVVKKTSPMLEEVRYYAQELLRLSDRRQVVLNDMVALAQPLPEYDILRSIPGIAETIATSIIGELGNFRRFHSTNQINAFIGIDLRHYESGNFLAKEHITKRGNPYARKILFKCIHNIASASHTNPCHIADLYEKRKRQSTIASTKPHTIASIHRLIRTMYYLITHNKLYDYSLTQNR; encoded by the coding sequence ATGCGTGCAGTATTTGGAATTGATGTAAGTAAGACAAGTTCTGAGGTGGCAATTTTAGTCAACGGTGAGAAGGTTCATGGCTATACCATACTCAATGATGCCATTGGATTCAATCGCCTGTTGGGGGACTTGAAAACAGTTCATAACCCTGAGATTATATTTGAGGCCACAGGCGTCTATTCTCGACGTCTTCAGGCCTTTCTTGAGGAATATGGTTACGCTTACACACGGCTAAATCCTCTGAAAGCTAAGAAGCAATTGGACAGTCTGCGAGTTCGTAAAACAGATAAAATTGACGCTGAAAAGTTAGCTAAATCTCAGCTTGTGCACAATCGTAAACCAACTTACGTGCAGGAAGAAGTTTATCAACACCTTCGTGATTTAAGCCGTTTCTATCAAAATCTGACAGAAGACCTTGTTCGAGCTAAAAACCGTCTGCACAAGGTCCTACAAATCACCTTTCCTGAATTGGAAAATCTCTTATCCACACCAACTGGCGAGCAATATTGGAACTTAGTGATGGCTTTTCCATGCAAAGAGTTTGTATTAAGACTATCTCAAAGTGACTTGTGTGAGATTATCCGTCAATCTACCTCCAAACGCATCTCTGAAAAGCGTATTGCTTACCTGACTGATAAACTTATAAAACTCGCTAAACAATCTTTTTGTGTGGTCAAGAAAACCTCTCCAATGCTTGAAGAGGTTCGTTACTATGCTCAAGAATTGCTTCGTCTTTCTGATCGCAGACAAGTTGTCCTAAACGACATGGTAGCTCTAGCTCAGCCTTTACCAGAGTATGACATCTTACGGTCAATTCCTGGCATCGCAGAAACCATAGCGACTTCTATCATTGGCGAATTGGGAAATTTTCGTCGCTTTCACTCTACCAATCAAATCAACGCTTTTATTGGCATTGACCTGAGACACTATGAATCTGGGAACTTTCTCGCCAAGGAACACATCACTAAACGAGGTAATCCCTATGCCAGAAAAATCTTGTTCAAGTGCATTCACAACATCGCTTCAGCTAGTCATACCAATCCCTGCCATATCGCTGACTTGTATGAGAAACGAAAAAGACAATCGACAATAGCTTCAACTAAGCCACATACGATTGCCTCTATACATCGTCTCATTCGAACAATGTATTACCTCATTACGCATAACAAACTTTACGATTACTCTTTGACCCAAAATCGATAA
- a CDS encoding cation-translocating P-type ATPase, with the protein MSNSSQKGAKLGTCAPDQVYQVLQTSPQGLNSQEVQKRQATYGPNQLKESKQEPIWLTFVRHFTSLMALLLWVGGFIAMLSHSLELGIAIWLVNIINGLFSFIQEYRASQATAALNKLLPSYTRVLRDGKEDKILAQDLVPGDLVFIEEGDRISADGRLIAVTDLRVNQSALTGESSPIYKSDQADLDPEKTELEYDNMVFAGTTVSSGSGCFIVSAIGMETEFGQIADLTQNLTQEKSPLQKELDHLTKQISVIAVSIGLFFMVAATLFVHQPLSQSFIFALGMIVAFIPEGLLPTVTLSLAMAVQRMAKDHALVKKLSSVETLGATSVICSDKTGTLTQNAMTVNHLWTLSGNYEVTGLGYAPEGHIEKDGRPVSLKENDLVNRLVRFSHLASNAQVVEPSADNPNYTILGDPTEACLNVLAEKAGINLNENHAWAPRIKEIPFDSDRKRMTTVHSLEKGLDGSHHISITKGAPKEVMELCSDYYDGQGAIKSMTAAERQAILAANDKFARDGLRVLAVAYRPLESDHIGEDKWDMQTLEENMVFLGLVAMSDPPRQGVREAIAKCHRANIRIIMVTGDYGLTALSIAKKIGIVQGDDARVVSGLELADMDDDQLKEALKGEIVFARVAPEQKYRVVNALQELGEVVAVTGDGVNDAPALKKADIGVAMGISGTDVAKESADMILTDDHFASIVHAVEEGRAVYRNIQKFLTYIFNSNTPEAVPSAFFLFSLGRIPLPLTVMQILAIDLGTDMVPALGLGVEPPEEGVMDKPPRRLSDRLLNRQLLLKAFVWYGLIEATLAMGAFFLNYWVNQGNLNHLASSGPLYREATTMTLGAIIFTQIGMAMNSRKGRGSIFQVKLFANRIISLGIVLEIVLFIILSYLPLFHTLFNTAPIGLDDWLYLLACPFVIMALEEIRYRLFSTICQVCQGFK; encoded by the coding sequence ATGAGTAATTCTAGTCAGAAAGGTGCTAAATTAGGGACCTGTGCCCCTGATCAGGTTTATCAGGTGTTGCAAACAAGTCCTCAAGGCTTAAACTCACAAGAAGTCCAGAAAAGGCAGGCGACTTACGGGCCTAACCAATTAAAGGAGAGTAAACAAGAACCTATTTGGTTGACTTTTGTCAGACATTTTACCAGTCTCATGGCCCTCTTATTGTGGGTTGGTGGCTTTATCGCTATGCTTTCTCATAGTCTAGAGTTGGGGATTGCTATCTGGTTGGTCAACATTATTAATGGTCTCTTTAGTTTTATTCAAGAATATAGAGCAAGTCAGGCTACGGCAGCCCTTAATAAGCTTCTTCCATCTTACACACGGGTTCTTCGGGATGGGAAGGAAGATAAGATTCTTGCTCAGGACTTGGTGCCAGGGGACTTGGTTTTCATTGAAGAAGGAGACCGTATTTCTGCAGATGGACGCTTGATTGCCGTGACAGATTTGCGAGTTAATCAGTCTGCTCTTACTGGTGAGTCTAGCCCTATTTACAAGTCAGACCAAGCGGATTTAGATCCTGAAAAAACCGAGTTAGAATATGACAATATGGTGTTTGCTGGAACTACAGTTTCTTCTGGGTCTGGGTGTTTTATAGTATCTGCTATCGGAATGGAAACAGAGTTTGGACAAATTGCAGATTTGACACAAAACCTTACTCAGGAAAAAAGCCCTCTTCAGAAAGAATTAGATCATTTGACCAAGCAAATTTCAGTAATTGCAGTCTCTATTGGTCTCTTCTTTATGGTTGCAGCAACCCTATTTGTTCACCAACCTTTGTCTCAATCCTTTATCTTTGCCCTGGGTATGATTGTTGCCTTTATTCCTGAGGGGCTTCTTCCCACGGTTACCCTATCTCTAGCCATGGCCGTTCAGCGCATGGCTAAGGATCATGCTTTGGTTAAGAAGTTGTCTTCGGTTGAGACTCTTGGAGCGACCTCTGTTATTTGCTCAGATAAAACAGGGACCCTAACTCAAAACGCCATGACAGTTAATCATTTATGGACCTTGTCAGGTAATTATGAGGTAACTGGACTAGGTTATGCACCAGAAGGGCATATTGAGAAGGATGGCCGCCCTGTTTCTCTGAAGGAGAATGACCTCGTGAATCGTTTGGTTCGCTTTTCTCATTTGGCTAGTAATGCACAGGTTGTGGAACCTAGTGCTGATAATCCCAATTATACGATTTTAGGTGATCCGACTGAGGCTTGTCTTAATGTTTTAGCCGAAAAAGCAGGGATTAATTTAAATGAAAATCACGCTTGGGCTCCTCGTATCAAAGAAATTCCCTTTGATTCTGATCGTAAACGAATGACAACGGTACATAGTCTCGAAAAAGGTCTAGATGGCAGTCACCATATTTCCATCACTAAGGGTGCGCCTAAAGAAGTGATGGAACTTTGCTCAGACTATTATGATGGTCAAGGGGCAATCAAATCTATGACTGCTGCAGAACGTCAGGCTATTCTTGCTGCTAACGATAAATTTGCTCGTGACGGCTTGCGTGTTTTAGCTGTGGCTTATAGGCCCTTAGAAAGTGATCATATTGGAGAAGACAAGTGGGATATGCAGACTTTGGAAGAAAATATGGTTTTTCTGGGTCTTGTTGCCATGAGTGATCCCCCACGTCAGGGTGTACGTGAAGCTATTGCAAAATGTCACCGAGCTAATATTCGTATTATCATGGTTACAGGTGACTATGGCTTGACGGCTCTTAGTATTGCCAAGAAAATCGGAATTGTGCAGGGTGATGATGCGCGTGTTGTTTCAGGACTTGAACTGGCTGACATGGATGACGATCAGCTTAAAGAAGCGCTTAAAGGTGAGATTGTTTTTGCCCGTGTAGCCCCTGAACAAAAATATCGTGTAGTCAATGCACTTCAGGAACTTGGTGAAGTTGTTGCTGTTACTGGTGATGGAGTAAATGATGCCCCTGCTCTGAAAAAGGCTGATATCGGGGTAGCTATGGGAATATCCGGAACTGACGTCGCCAAGGAATCTGCCGATATGATTTTAACGGATGATCACTTTGCTTCTATTGTCCATGCTGTTGAAGAGGGACGTGCCGTTTATCGAAATATTCAAAAATTCCTGACCTATATTTTTAATTCCAATACACCGGAAGCTGTACCATCTGCCTTCTTCTTGTTCTCTTTGGGGCGCATTCCTCTTCCTTTAACCGTTATGCAAATCCTAGCTATTGACTTAGGAACAGATATGGTACCTGCTTTGGGATTGGGGGTTGAACCACCTGAAGAAGGAGTGATGGACAAGCCACCAAGACGTTTATCGGACCGCTTACTTAATCGCCAACTATTGCTTAAAGCTTTTGTCTGGTATGGATTGATTGAAGCAACCTTGGCTATGGGTGCTTTCTTCCTTAATTATTGGGTAAATCAAGGAAATTTAAACCATCTGGCTAGCTCAGGTCCCCTCTATCGAGAGGCAACCACCATGACTTTGGGAGCGATTATCTTTACTCAGATTGGTATGGCCATGAATAGTCGTAAGGGTAGGGGCTCTATATTCCAAGTTAAACTTTTTGCTAATAGGATTATTAGCTTAGGAATTGTTCTAGAAATTGTTCTCTTTATTATCCTATCTTATCTACCGCTCTTCCACACGCTATTTAACACAGCCCCAATTGGACTTGATGATTGGCTCTATTTACTTGCTTGTCCCTTTGTTATTATGGCTTTGGAAGAAATCAGATATCGCTTATTTTCTACCATTTGTCAAGTCTGTCAAGGCTTTAAGTGA